In a genomic window of Planctomycetaceae bacterium:
- a CDS encoding DUF1501 domain-containing protein — protein sequence MLHDRAFEFWQQSFEWNKSRRYFLGVGAGISPGAMAVHRLLAEDSVSTKTAPSPSLPSVQHFPAKAKSIIFLTQSGGPSQIELFDHKPDLVKWAGQELPDSVRQGQRLTTMTANQKQLIMPSRTRFRRCGESGATIGEWLPHLQNVADELCFVKSMTTDQINHAPAMTKFLTGHQIPGRPSMGAWVSYGLGSENRNLPDYLVLISRMKRPSDQPLYDHYWGSGFLPSGHQGVKLRNSQDPVLYLRDPEGMPREVRRHMLNGLAQMNHLHQQDTGDPETVTRIQQYEMAWRMQTSIPELSDLSDEPESVFELYGSDSRRPGSYASNCILARRLVERGVRFIQLFHPDWDHHSRLASWCTARCRDTDQASAALVLDLKQRGLLDETLVLWGGEFGRGVAGQGDWKSPEGGRDHHPRCFTMWMAGGGVRSGITYGTTDDFSYNVVDNPVHVRDLHATSLQLLGINHEVFTHRHQGLDFRLTGVEPCRVVDEILC from the coding sequence ATGTTGCATGATCGAGCCTTTGAATTCTGGCAGCAATCCTTCGAGTGGAACAAGTCTCGTCGTTATTTCCTTGGTGTCGGGGCGGGAATCAGCCCCGGTGCGATGGCTGTACATCGGTTGCTGGCCGAAGACTCGGTGTCAACTAAGACGGCGCCATCGCCCTCCCTCCCGAGCGTTCAGCATTTTCCTGCGAAGGCAAAGAGCATCATCTTTCTGACTCAGTCGGGTGGCCCCTCGCAGATTGAACTCTTCGACCACAAGCCGGACTTAGTGAAATGGGCAGGCCAGGAACTGCCCGACAGCGTCCGTCAGGGTCAGCGGTTAACGACAATGACCGCGAACCAGAAGCAGCTGATCATGCCATCGCGAACGAGGTTTCGCCGTTGCGGAGAAAGCGGTGCGACGATTGGTGAATGGCTGCCACATCTTCAGAACGTGGCCGACGAACTTTGCTTTGTCAAATCCATGACCACTGATCAGATTAATCACGCTCCGGCAATGACGAAGTTTCTGACGGGGCACCAGATTCCGGGAAGGCCCAGTATGGGCGCCTGGGTCAGTTACGGCTTGGGAAGCGAGAACAGAAATCTGCCAGACTATCTCGTCTTGATTTCACGAATGAAACGACCGAGTGATCAGCCTTTGTACGATCACTATTGGGGCAGTGGATTTCTTCCGTCCGGCCATCAGGGAGTCAAACTTCGAAACTCTCAGGATCCCGTCCTGTATCTCCGCGACCCGGAAGGCATGCCCCGCGAAGTGCGACGCCACATGCTGAACGGACTGGCTCAGATGAACCATTTGCACCAGCAGGACACTGGCGATCCGGAAACGGTCACTCGCATCCAGCAATATGAAATGGCCTGGAGAATGCAAACCAGCATTCCCGAACTGAGCGATCTGAGCGACGAACCCGAATCTGTGTTCGAATTGTATGGCTCGGACTCAAGACGCCCGGGCAGCTATGCTTCGAATTGCATCCTGGCACGGCGTCTGGTCGAACGGGGTGTCCGTTTCATACAGCTTTTTCATCCCGACTGGGATCACCACAGTCGTCTCGCCTCATGGTGCACCGCACGGTGTCGAGATACCGATCAGGCCAGTGCGGCCCTGGTTCTCGATCTGAAACAGCGAGGACTTCTGGACGAAACACTCGTTCTTTGGGGTGGGGAATTCGGACGCGGTGTCGCCGGACAAGGTGACTGGAAAAGCCCTGAAGGTGGTCGTGACCATCATCCTCGCTGTTTTACGATGTGGATGGCCGGAGGTGGTGTTCGTTCCGGAATCACATATGGCACGACAGATGACTTCAGCTACAACGTTGTAGACAACCCCGTCCATGTTCGCGACCTGCATGCGACATCACTTCAATTGCTCGGCATCAATCACGAAGTGTTTACCCATCGGCATCAGGGTTTGGATTTTCGACTGACCGGTGTTGAACCGTGCCGTGTCGTCGACGAAATTCTCTGTTAA
- a CDS encoding sulfate adenylyltransferase, with protein sequence MADLIVPHGGLSEPVCCTVSEQERAAFLAEAESLTKVPVSAADLSSVYRIADGTLSPLTGPMNSQQWNQALDEATITSGGAKYAWTIPIAFPVAADLASQLSAGQKVALTNPAGEIVATVDINDVYEWDKPKYLKSVYLTDRTDHPGADMVLVNDKDMTHLIGGSLKALPQPKNPHFGKYVLTPREVRAKLAEQGWDAVVAFQTRNPLHRAHEYALVHGLEELLRAGKNAGAVLNPLIGETKGDDVSAEIRMETYEKLIATRGLGEGDSDAELWKDRSDSVPDRVLLLGLDIKMFYGGPKEAIMHGIYRQNMGYTHIVIGRKHADAPFKDGTAIWGDFDAQEIFNNLNGDLKISPINVGFAAYYDSIGRVDLMEKHKDEKPVFISGKDVRATLQKGELVDPRIMRESTSQILAAAMKVG encoded by the coding sequence ATGGCTGATCTGATCGTTCCTCATGGTGGTTTGTCTGAGCCCGTCTGCTGCACCGTTAGCGAGCAGGAACGAGCCGCGTTTCTGGCTGAAGCAGAATCGCTCACAAAGGTCCCGGTTTCTGCTGCCGATCTGTCCAGTGTTTACCGAATCGCTGATGGTACGCTGAGTCCCCTGACTGGACCGATGAATTCACAGCAGTGGAACCAGGCACTTGATGAGGCAACTATCACATCCGGCGGTGCCAAATATGCATGGACAATTCCCATTGCGTTTCCTGTCGCAGCAGACCTGGCAAGCCAACTGTCTGCAGGACAAAAAGTAGCGTTGACAAATCCTGCCGGAGAAATTGTCGCCACCGTCGACATCAATGATGTCTACGAGTGGGACAAACCGAAGTATCTGAAGAGCGTCTACCTGACTGATCGCACAGACCACCCGGGTGCCGATATGGTTCTTGTCAATGACAAGGATATGACTCACCTGATCGGCGGGAGTCTGAAAGCACTGCCACAGCCCAAAAATCCCCACTTCGGAAAGTACGTGCTCACACCACGTGAGGTGCGAGCGAAACTGGCCGAGCAGGGCTGGGATGCTGTCGTCGCGTTCCAGACGCGAAATCCCCTGCACCGTGCCCATGAATACGCGCTGGTTCACGGCCTTGAAGAATTGTTGAGAGCCGGAAAGAACGCTGGCGCCGTACTGAATCCGCTGATCGGTGAAACCAAAGGCGACGATGTGAGCGCGGAAATCCGCATGGAAACCTATGAAAAGCTGATCGCAACACGTGGTTTGGGTGAAGGCGACAGTGACGCAGAACTGTGGAAGGACCGCTCAGACAGTGTTCCCGACCGGGTCCTGCTGCTGGGGCTGGACATCAAGATGTTCTACGGTGGTCCAAAGGAAGCCATTATGCATGGCATTTACCGGCAGAACATGGGCTATACCCATATCGTAATCGGCCGCAAACATGCCGATGCACCGTTCAAAGACGGAACTGCGATCTGGGGTGACTTTGATGCTCAGGAAATCTTCAACAACCTCAATGGCGATCTGAAAATCTCCCCAATCAATGTTGGCTTTGCTGCTTACTATGATTCCATTGGTCGAGTTGATCTGATGGAAAAGCACAAAGATGAAAAGCCAGTGTTCATCTCCGGAAAAGATGTTCGCGCGACTCTTCAGAAGGGAGAGTTGGTCGATCCGCGTATCATGCGAGAAAGCACTTCCCAGATTCTGGCCGCTGCCATGAAAGTTGGCTAA
- a CDS encoding tetratricopeptide repeat protein — protein sequence MTRASSDSTDLSAARALIKKRDFDGAVQLLQKLLDDFPGDADALELLGTVYFYGKQYDLAVLTFRELSQADPFRASGWINLGAVLNKMGEHKKAVDALRKGLQRDRQNPEGYYNMAMAQKALKLNTMAVSAYKEAIKFKPDMVHAHLNLGLLYAEMNNNKLAQQCYQAVLRIDPDNTKARTLLGQTQDRQKKARDAVSPFGRLVDVDQLDHQLEDTGPRHLSAPARCDERDLIQAITKRIRPDAKGIVPLLVQEIPELLHRLEMITKQDGNRFAAPETHRQLIDLIARAKQMRSVVAEGFDEIRNHLESQR from the coding sequence ATGACCAGGGCAAGTTCAGACAGCACCGATCTCTCGGCCGCACGCGCTTTAATCAAAAAAAGAGATTTTGATGGAGCTGTGCAATTGCTGCAGAAACTGCTGGACGATTTCCCTGGAGATGCAGACGCGCTGGAATTGCTGGGAACAGTCTACTTCTACGGCAAGCAGTACGATCTCGCAGTGTTGACGTTTCGGGAGCTGAGTCAGGCCGATCCGTTTCGGGCCTCAGGCTGGATTAACCTTGGGGCAGTGCTGAATAAAATGGGGGAGCACAAGAAGGCGGTTGACGCGCTTCGCAAAGGGTTGCAGCGGGACCGCCAGAATCCCGAGGGCTACTATAACATGGCGATGGCTCAAAAGGCTCTGAAGCTGAATACAATGGCTGTGTCTGCATACAAGGAAGCCATCAAATTCAAGCCTGACATGGTCCACGCTCATCTGAATCTGGGGTTGCTGTATGCGGAGATGAACAACAATAAACTGGCCCAGCAATGTTATCAGGCTGTGCTGAGGATTGATCCGGACAATACGAAGGCCAGGACTCTGTTGGGGCAGACACAGGATCGACAGAAGAAAGCACGCGACGCGGTGTCGCCATTCGGACGACTGGTAGACGTGGATCAGCTGGATCACCAGCTGGAAGACACGGGGCCTCGTCACCTTTCCGCCCCTGCTCGCTGCGACGAACGCGATTTGATTCAGGCAATCACCAAACGAATTCGTCCGGATGCAAAAGGAATCGTGCCGCTCCTGGTTCAGGAGATTCCGGAGTTGCTGCACAGGCTCGAGATGATCACCAAGCAGGATGGCAACCGGTTTGCGGCACCGGAGACTCATCGGCAACTTATCGATTTGATCGCACGAGCAAAACAGATGCGTTCGGTCGTTGCCGAAGGGTTCGACGAGATCCGCAACCACCTGGAATCACAGCGTTAA
- a CDS encoding AAA family ATPase has protein sequence MAKKAVKTATSSKRAGDANGAEASVNAASPVRRRQSPPPEERYQTELAFLRAWDGADRPEGWHLSPHAVVLFICGSRGEKLKLPAGSDGDLPSQLVIPEKFVGDRAIVERCVVTLAGERGLLLVGEPGTAKSMLSELLSAAISGTSALTIQGTAGSTEDHFRYSWNYAKLLANGPGEDALVPSPIMLGMRSGRLVRVEEVTRCLPEVQDALISLLSERRLMVPELHGDSGSVFAAPGFNLIATANLRDKGVSEMSAALKRRFNFEVISPIAEHAREVDLVRRQSTALLAESKITQPVDDGLLEAMVTAFRDLREGRTVEGWTVEKPGTVMSTAEAVAIAASIGRQTCFFPSQKDPLSLLPGHLLGVVLKDDAQDRARLLAYWDSAVARRAKTGSSLWKRLSELRKELEEQ, from the coding sequence ATGGCAAAGAAGGCAGTCAAGACAGCAACATCGTCCAAACGTGCCGGCGACGCGAACGGCGCGGAAGCAAGCGTCAACGCGGCCTCGCCAGTTCGTCGCAGACAATCTCCGCCTCCCGAAGAACGCTACCAAACGGAGCTCGCATTTTTGCGAGCATGGGACGGCGCGGATCGACCAGAAGGCTGGCATCTTTCACCACATGCCGTCGTCTTGTTCATCTGCGGTAGTCGAGGTGAAAAACTGAAATTGCCCGCTGGTTCGGACGGTGACCTGCCATCGCAGCTGGTGATTCCCGAAAAGTTTGTGGGCGACAGAGCCATTGTGGAGCGGTGCGTGGTCACGCTGGCCGGCGAACGAGGTTTGCTGCTTGTTGGTGAACCCGGAACCGCAAAATCAATGCTGTCAGAATTGCTGAGTGCAGCCATTTCCGGTACCAGCGCGCTGACAATTCAGGGAACTGCGGGCAGCACCGAAGACCATTTCCGATACTCATGGAACTATGCGAAACTGCTGGCGAATGGCCCCGGCGAAGATGCACTTGTCCCATCACCCATCATGCTCGGCATGCGATCGGGAAGGCTCGTCCGCGTGGAAGAAGTCACCCGATGCCTGCCGGAAGTCCAGGATGCTTTGATATCGCTGCTCTCCGAACGTCGTTTGATGGTGCCTGAACTACATGGTGACTCAGGCAGCGTATTTGCCGCGCCAGGTTTCAACCTGATCGCAACGGCGAATCTTCGGGACAAGGGTGTTTCAGAAATGTCTGCAGCTTTGAAGCGCCGATTCAATTTTGAAGTCATCTCGCCGATCGCCGAGCATGCGAGAGAAGTGGATCTTGTCCGACGACAAAGTACCGCTCTGCTTGCAGAATCAAAGATCACGCAGCCGGTAGATGACGGTTTACTGGAGGCCATGGTCACTGCATTTCGGGATCTGCGAGAGGGCCGGACCGTGGAAGGCTGGACGGTGGAGAAACCAGGAACAGTGATGAGCACAGCGGAAGCCGTCGCCATCGCAGCTTCGATTGGTCGCCAGACGTGCTTTTTTCCGAGTCAGAAGGACCCACTGAGCCTTTTGCCCGGGCATCTTCTGGGAGTCGTGCTGAAGGATGATGCCCAGGATCGGGCAAGACTGCTGGCGTATTGGGATAGCGCGGTAGCGCGTCGAGCGAAAACAGGAAGCAGCCTCTGGAAGCGTCTTTCGGAATTGCGAAAGGAGCTGGAAGAACAGTAA
- a CDS encoding DUF2780 domain-containing protein, with amino-acid sequence MDEFIKLVTEQLGINATEGRSATGGVLNFIREQVGDALFHQISQQLPGAQSLASSAQATSDETGGGLLGSITSVAGSLLGGKVGSLATIASILSKSGIGLENSSKFISMLMNFLRDKLGDDTFSALAAKLPELAADKS; translated from the coding sequence ATGGACGAATTCATTAAGCTCGTGACCGAACAACTGGGCATTAACGCGACAGAAGGCAGATCAGCGACAGGCGGGGTATTGAACTTCATCCGCGAACAGGTGGGTGATGCGTTGTTTCATCAGATCAGTCAGCAATTGCCAGGTGCTCAGTCGCTGGCCTCCAGTGCCCAGGCCACATCAGATGAGACCGGTGGCGGCTTGTTAGGTTCAATCACTTCTGTGGCCGGATCATTGCTGGGAGGCAAGGTCGGCAGTCTTGCTACCATTGCTTCGATCCTGAGCAAGAGCGGCATCGGACTCGAGAACTCCTCAAAATTCATTTCGATGCTGATGAACTTCCTGCGGGATAAGCTCGGCGACGACACATTCTCCGCTCTGGCAGCAAAGCTACCAGAGCTTGCCGCTGACAAGTCGTAA
- the pilO gene encoding type 4a pilus biogenesis protein PilO: protein MFLAIEAYYRERQAAVCLIDQDQQVLLAEFKNLQQQMEGLCEEEIRLQNLLVTLHGRIPDDADEVRFLEQVVSIADENDIQIHEFQRGDVLPVGELYRTQIQLTGTSTYEGLCRFLFRMRQMERLFDIDELLIQAQEPGQDYQTISMSLSIVHASPSLLTSTVAGAMR, encoded by the coding sequence ATGTTTCTCGCGATCGAAGCCTACTATCGCGAGCGTCAGGCCGCGGTGTGCCTCATTGATCAGGATCAGCAAGTGCTGCTCGCTGAATTCAAGAATCTGCAGCAGCAAATGGAGGGCCTCTGCGAGGAAGAAATACGCCTGCAGAATTTGCTGGTCACGCTGCACGGCAGAATACCTGACGACGCAGATGAAGTTCGATTTCTTGAACAGGTGGTCTCCATCGCTGATGAGAATGATATTCAGATTCACGAGTTTCAGCGGGGGGATGTCCTGCCGGTTGGTGAGCTCTATCGCACTCAGATTCAGCTGACCGGTACATCGACATACGAAGGACTCTGTCGATTTCTGTTCAGGATGCGACAGATGGAGCGACTGTTTGACATCGACGAACTTCTGATTCAAGCTCAGGAACCAGGGCAGGATTATCAGACCATTTCCATGTCGCTGAGCATTGTCCATGCATCACCATCGCTCCTGACCAGCACGGTCGCGGGAGCAATGCGATGA
- a CDS encoding sulfatase-like hydrolase/transferase: protein MKTLFSTIAIIILTLFYTRADAAERPNIVWISCEDISAHLGCYGDPNATTPRLDGLATQGVRYTNAYTCHGVCAPSRTGIITGMHPISLGANHMRSKANLPDHVKCFPQYLREAGYYCTNNSKTDYNLNWPQKLVWDESSNRAHWKNRPSKEKPFFAVFNLTMTHESKIWPEGWAGVVRDLPETEKHDPSKITVPELYPDTDEVRNAFARLLDIITVMDKRVGELLDEIDQAGLADDTIVIFWSDHGNGFPRAKRWVYDTGTRVPMIARIPEKWRVGEQGQPGSVDDRLINLIDLGPTVLNLTGIATPEHMHGQAFLGRNLPENREFVHASRDRVDERMDMVRSVRDNRFRYVRNLMPWRCALQNITYSERSVVRQEMRRLLADGTLKPESAQFFQAPRAPEELYDLQNDPWELHNLADSPAHRESLQRLRSECDRWQLESRDAHLLPESLLAQEEDQIGNRWQILHGQDGDSRTQRLLNLAKVASTTAVDGATLIQSGLKSEDAVERWWSMMALAHQTDAGEHASVFRFGMHDPDPTVRIAAARGLRLAGLGSEAWPLLANELKNESSFVQYAAILEIDESGIDAIRVAAPLIRELGKSEYVGRLAVHSLEQLPTAGK, encoded by the coding sequence ATGAAAACCTTGTTTTCAACGATCGCCATCATCATCCTGACTCTCTTCTACACGCGCGCAGATGCGGCAGAACGCCCGAATATTGTCTGGATCAGCTGCGAAGATATCAGTGCACACCTTGGTTGCTATGGTGATCCGAATGCCACGACACCCCGGCTTGATGGCCTGGCAACGCAGGGCGTACGTTACACCAACGCATATACCTGCCACGGAGTGTGCGCCCCGAGTCGGACCGGCATTATCACCGGAATGCACCCCATTAGTCTGGGTGCCAACCACATGCGGTCCAAAGCAAACCTGCCGGATCACGTCAAATGCTTCCCGCAGTATCTTCGAGAGGCTGGTTATTACTGCACAAATAACAGCAAGACAGACTACAACCTGAATTGGCCTCAGAAGCTGGTCTGGGATGAATCTTCCAATCGCGCGCACTGGAAGAACCGCCCCAGCAAAGAAAAACCGTTCTTCGCGGTCTTCAACCTGACGATGACCCACGAAAGCAAGATCTGGCCAGAAGGCTGGGCCGGAGTTGTCCGTGACCTGCCAGAAACAGAAAAGCACGACCCGTCGAAGATTACGGTTCCTGAATTGTATCCGGATACCGACGAAGTCAGGAATGCCTTCGCGAGGCTACTGGACATCATCACGGTGATGGATAAGCGAGTCGGTGAATTGCTCGACGAAATTGATCAGGCCGGACTCGCTGACGACACGATTGTTATTTTCTGGTCGGATCATGGCAACGGGTTTCCCCGGGCAAAGCGATGGGTTTACGACACCGGCACCCGCGTTCCCATGATTGCACGAATTCCTGAAAAATGGCGCGTTGGCGAACAGGGGCAGCCAGGCAGCGTTGATGATCGTCTGATTAATCTGATTGACCTGGGACCAACGGTATTGAACCTGACAGGTATCGCCACGCCCGAGCATATGCATGGTCAGGCATTTCTTGGACGCAACCTGCCGGAGAATCGTGAGTTTGTCCATGCCTCGCGAGATCGCGTCGACGAACGAATGGATATGGTCCGCTCTGTTCGTGACAATCGATTTCGGTACGTCCGCAATTTGATGCCCTGGCGGTGTGCGTTGCAGAATATTACGTATTCCGAGCGAAGCGTCGTACGACAGGAAATGCGCCGTTTGCTCGCAGATGGCACTCTGAAGCCCGAATCCGCACAGTTCTTTCAGGCTCCCCGCGCTCCGGAAGAACTTTACGATCTACAGAATGATCCGTGGGAACTTCATAACCTGGCAGATTCACCGGCACATAGAGAGTCACTCCAGCGGTTGCGGTCAGAATGTGACCGCTGGCAACTCGAATCGAGGGACGCCCATCTGCTTCCCGAATCGCTGCTCGCCCAGGAAGAAGATCAGATCGGCAATCGATGGCAGATCCTGCACGGACAAGACGGCGATTCCCGCACTCAACGCCTTTTGAATCTGGCGAAGGTCGCATCGACCACTGCGGTTGATGGTGCCACTTTGATTCAGTCGGGATTGAAATCAGAAGATGCAGTGGAACGCTGGTGGTCGATGATGGCGCTCGCCCACCAAACTGATGCCGGGGAGCATGCTTCCGTATTCAGATTCGGAATGCACGATCCCGATCCAACAGTTCGAATCGCAGCGGCTCGCGGGCTTCGCTTAGCTGGTCTGGGATCCGAAGCCTGGCCCTTGCTCGCAAATGAACTCAAGAATGAAAGCAGCTTTGTTCAGTATGCAGCCATCCTGGAGATCGACGAATCCGGAATCGACGCCATTCGTGTCGCGGCCCCTCTGATCCGGGAGTTGGGCAAAAGCGAGTATGTCGGGCGGTTGGCTGTTCATTCTCTGGAGCAACTCCCAACGGCCGGGAAGTAA